A single Salmo trutta chromosome 14, fSalTru1.1, whole genome shotgun sequence DNA region contains:
- the LOC115147226 gene encoding STE20-like serine/threonine-protein kinase isoform X1 has product MASFFNFRKIFKLGAEKKKKQYEHVHRDENPEEIWEIIGELGDGAFGKVYKAQNKLTGILAAAKVIDTKTEEELEDYMVEIDILASCDHHNIVKLLDAFYYDSKLWILIEFCAGGAVDAIMLELERPLTEPQIRVVCKQTLQALLYLHDNKVIHRDLKAGNILLSLNGDVKLADFGVSAKNTKTLQRRDSFIGTPYWMAPEVVMCETFKDRPYDYKADIWSLGVTLIEMAQIEPPNHEMNPMRVLLKIAKADPPTLMQPSRWSPEFSDFLRKCLDKNVDNRWNVAQLLQHPFLSTVTDSRPLRELIAEAKAEVYEEIEEHKEEEEEEDGETQRGHKRAPSDASVASSEDEKLPQSPSASILESLPEKAEPVILTPQIVEKVPEPSVVKPEENLVVDASFVEEPAVPAEVEKMDETLGVPINGETTEASEKPVEVKEEDEKVPEITEVSPTEPSEIASSEPAEKSAEPQPEETVSNAEVTVADKEMEQLAISNQDEKEVDTAEVQTNEITAEGSEAKEEPTEDKMEVEEEPANEEPSREAKVTVTNPEETKVEDKLTPASPAVWKEEEGEKERVEYKPTAETGTPVKSKDEKERDSDSGSCSAADNGSTDMNLSISSFLTKTKEPGPLSIQDTKRQKKTLKKTRRFVVDGVEVSVTTSKIVTDNDTKNEEMRFLRRQELRELRLLQKEEQRAQQQLSNKLQQQKEQIYRRFEQETTSKKRHYDQEVENLERQQKQTIERLEQEHTNRLRDEAKRIKAEQDKELSKFQNMLKNRKKEFKQEMRLTPRHKRNAIVKRGKKDIITTPREEGVAQGMIQSFQLSSCTLFNAPMQDEQEFLQKQQQELDCALKKIIQQHKHELATIERDCLNHKQQLLRAREAAMWELEERHLQEKHQLFKQQLKDQYFMQRHQLLKRHEKEMEQMQRYNQRLIEEMKNRQTQERARLPKIQRSEAKTRMAMFKKSLRITGGPITPEQEREKVKQFAAQEEKRQKNERLHQHQKHENQMRDLQLQCDANIRELQQLQNEKCHILIEHETQKLKELDEEHSQELKEWREKLRPRKKALEEEFARKLQEQEVFFKMSGESECLNPSAQSRISKFYPIPNVHSTGL; this is encoded by the exons ATGGCATCCTTTTTCAATTTCCGTAAAATCTTTAAATTGGGTgctgagaagaagaagaaacaatATGAGCATGTCCACAGAGATGAGAACCCAGAGGAGATATGGGAGATCATTGGAGAACTGGGGGATGGAGCCTTTGGAAAAGTCTATAAG GCCCAGAACAAGCTAACAGGCATTCTGGCTGCAGCTAAAGTGATCGATACCAAGACGGAGGAGGAGCTAGAGGACTATATGGTAGAGATCGATATCCTGGCCTCCTGCGACCATCACAACATAGTGAAGCTGCTGGACGCCTTCTATTACGACAGCAAGCTATGG ATCCTGATAGAGTTCTGTGCAGGTGGAGCGGTGGATGCCATCATGCTGG AGCTAGAGAGGCCCCTGACGGAGCCCCAGATCCGGGTGGTGTGTAAGCAGACCCTCCAggccctcctctacctccacgaCAACAAGGTGATCCACAGAGACCTGAAGGCTGGGAATATCCTGCTATCCCTGAACGGAGACGTCAAACTGG CTGACTTTGGTGTGTCGGCCAAAAATACCAAAACACTACAGAGGAGAGACTCTTTCATCGGGACGCCATACTG GATGGCCCCGGAGGTGGTGATGTGTGAGACTTTTAAGGACCGCCCATACGACTACAAGGCTGACATCTGGTCCCTGGGGGTGACTCTGATCGAGATGGCCCAGATTGAGCCTCCCAACCACGAGATGAACCCTATGAGAGTCCTGCTGAAAATAGCCAAGGCCGATCCTCCTACCCTGATGCAGCCGTCGCGCTG GTCTCCAGAGTTCAGTGATTTCCTAAGAAAGTGTCTCGATAAGAATGTGGACAACAGATGGAATGTGGCACAACTTCTACAG CATCCATTTTTGAGTACTGTGACAGACAGCAGACCGCTGAGGGAGCTGATCGCTGAAGCAAAGGCTGAGGTTTACGAGGAGATTGAGGAAcacaaggaggaagaggaggaggaggatggagagacacAGCGG GGTCACAAACGTGCACCGTCCGATGCCAGTGTTGCCAGCTCGGAGGATGAGAAACTCCCTCAGTCTCCCTCAGCCTCCATCTTGGAGTCTTTACCGGAGAAGGCTGAACCGGTTATCCTAACACCACAGATTGTTGAAAAGGTTCCTGAACCAAGCGTCGTCAAACCAGAGGAGAACCTGGTTGTGGATGCTAGCTTCGTCGAGGAGCCTGCTGTCCCTGCAGAAGTGGAGAAAATGGATGAGACCCTTGGTGTTCCAATAAATGGAGAGACAACAGAAGCCAGTGAGAAACCAGTAGAGGTGAAGGAAGAGGATGAGAAGGTTCCAGAAATAACAGAGGTTTCCCCAACAGAACCCAGTGAGATAGCTTCTTCAGAACCAGCTGAGAAATCAGCAGAGCCCCAACCAGAAGAAACCGTTTCCAATGCTGAAGTCACCGTAGCCGACAAGGAGATGGAACAACTGGCCATATCCAATCAAGATGAAAAGGAAGTGGACACAGCTGAGGTCCAGACGAATGAGATCACCGCAGAAGGGTCagaggccaaggaagagccaacAGAAGACAAGATGGAAGTTGAGGAGGAACCAGCCAACGAGGAGCCTAGCAGGGAAGCAAAGGTTACCGTGACAAACCCAGAGGAGACTAAGGTGGAAGACAAACTCACACCTGCATCTCCAGCGGTCtggaaagaggaggaaggagagaaagagagagtggagtaTAAGCCAACTGCGGAGACAGGGACTCCAGTGAAGTCTAAggatgagaaggagagggatTCGGACTCTGGGAGTTGTTCTGCTGCAGATAACGGCAGCACAGACATGAACCTGTCCATCTCCAGCTTCCTGACCAAAACCAAGGAGCCAGGACCCCTCTCCATACAG GACACCAAGCGCCAGAAAAAGACACTGAAGAAAACCCGTAGGTTCGTGGTGGATGGAGTCGAGGTTAGCGTGACGACGTCGAAGATCGTCACCGACAATGACACCAAGAACGAGGAGATGAGGTTCCTCAG gcGTCAGGAGCTGAGGGAGCTGCGTCTCCTCCAAAAAGAGGAACAGAGGGCCCAGCAGCAGCTCAGCAATAAACTGCAGCAGCAGAAAGAACAGATATACCGCCGCTTCGAACAGGAGACGACC AGTAAGAAGCGCCATTACGACCAGGAAGTGGAGAACCTGGAGAGACAGCAGAAGCAGACCATCGAGAGGCTGGAGCAGGAGCACACCAACCGGCTGAGGGACGAGGCCAAGCGCATCAAGGCCGAGCAGGACAAGGAGCTGTCCAAGTTCCAGAACATGCTCAAGAACCGCAAGAAAGAG TTCAAACAGGAAATGCGACTCACGCCCAGGCACAAGAGAAACGCTATCGTGAAACGGGGAAAAAAGGATATAATCACAACTCCACGTGAAGAG GGAGTGGCCCAGGGCATGATTCAATCTTTTCAGTTGTCCTCCTGCACTCTCTTCAACGCCCCCATGCAGGAC GAGCAGGAGTTCCTGCAGAAACAGCAGCAGGAGCTGGACTGTGCCCTGAAGAAGATCATCCAGCAACACAAACACGAGCTGGCCACCATCGAGAGAGACTGTCTCAACCACAAACAACAGCTCCTCAGAG CACGGGAAGCAGCAATGTGGGAGCTGGAAGAGCGTCACCTACAGGAGAAACACCAGTTGTTTAAACAACAGCTGAAAGACCAGTACTTCATGCAGAGACACCAGCTGCTTAAGAGACACGAGAAG gagatGGAGCAGATGCAGCGCTACAACCAGCGTCTGATTGAGGAGATGAAGAACAGGCAGACACAGGAGAGGGCCCGCTTACCCAAGATCCAGCGCAGCGAGGCCAAGACGCGCATGGCCATGTTCAAGAAGAGCCTCCGAATCACTGGGGGCCCCATCACACCTgagcaggagagggagaaggtCAAACAG TTTGCAGCCCAGGAGGAGAAGAGGCAGAAGAATGAGAGGCTCCACCAGCACCAGAAACATGAGAACCAGATGAGAGACCTGCAACTGCAGTGTGACGCTAACATCAGGGAGCTGCAGCAGTTACAG AACGAGAAGTGCCACATCCTGATAGAGCACGAGACCCAGAAGCTGAAGGAGCTGGATGAGGAGCACAGCCAGGAGCTGAAGGAGTGGAGGGAGAAACTACGGCCCAGGAAGAAG GCTCTGGAGGAAGAGTTTGCCAGGAAACTTCAGGAGCAGGAGGTCTTCTTTAAGATGAGTGGAGAGTCAGAGTGCCTTAACCCCTCAGCCCAGAGCCGCATCTCCAAGTTCTACCCCATCCCCAATGTCCACTCCACTGGCCTCTAG
- the LOC115147226 gene encoding serine/threonine-protein kinase 10-like isoform X2, protein MASFFNFRKIFKLGAEKKKKQYEHVHRDENPEEIWEIIGELGDGAFGKVYKAQNKLTGILAAAKVIDTKTEEELEDYMVEIDILASCDHHNIVKLLDAFYYDSKLWILIEFCAGGAVDAIMLELERPLTEPQIRVVCKQTLQALLYLHDNKVIHRDLKAGNILLSLNGDVKLADFGVSAKNTKTLQRRDSFIGTPYWMAPEVVMCETFKDRPYDYKADIWSLGVTLIEMAQIEPPNHEMNPMRVLLKIAKADPPTLMQPSRWSPEFSDFLRKCLDKNVDNRWNVAQLLQHPFLSTVTDSRPLRELIAEAKAEVYEEIEEHKEEEEEEDGETQRGHKRAPSDASVASSEDEKLPQSPSASILESLPEKAEPVILTPQIVEKVPEPSVVKPEENLVVDASFVEEPAVPAEVEKMDETLGVPINGETTEASEKPVEVKEEDEKVPEITEVSPTEPSEIASSEPAEKSAEPQPEETVSNAEVTVADKEMEQLAISNQDEKEVDTAEVQTNEITAEGSEAKEEPTEDKMEVEEEPANEEPSREAKVTVTNPEETKVEDKLTPASPAVWKEEEGEKERVEYKPTAETGTPVKSKDEKERDSDSGSCSAADNGSTDMNLSISSFLTKTKEPGPLSIQDTKRQKKTLKKTRRFVVDGVEVSVTTSKIVTDNDTKNEEMRFLRRQELRELRLLQKEEQRAQQQLSNKLQQQKEQIYRRFEQETTSKKRHYDQEVENLERQQKQTIERLEQEHTNRLRDEAKRIKAEQDKELSKFQNMLKNRKKEEQEFLQKQQQELDCALKKIIQQHKHELATIERDCLNHKQQLLRAREAAMWELEERHLQEKHQLFKQQLKDQYFMQRHQLLKRHEKEMEQMQRYNQRLIEEMKNRQTQERARLPKIQRSEAKTRMAMFKKSLRITGGPITPEQEREKVKQFAAQEEKRQKNERLHQHQKHENQMRDLQLQCDANIRELQQLQNEKCHILIEHETQKLKELDEEHSQELKEWREKLRPRKKALEEEFARKLQEQEVFFKMSGESECLNPSAQSRISKFYPIPNVHSTGL, encoded by the exons ATGGCATCCTTTTTCAATTTCCGTAAAATCTTTAAATTGGGTgctgagaagaagaagaaacaatATGAGCATGTCCACAGAGATGAGAACCCAGAGGAGATATGGGAGATCATTGGAGAACTGGGGGATGGAGCCTTTGGAAAAGTCTATAAG GCCCAGAACAAGCTAACAGGCATTCTGGCTGCAGCTAAAGTGATCGATACCAAGACGGAGGAGGAGCTAGAGGACTATATGGTAGAGATCGATATCCTGGCCTCCTGCGACCATCACAACATAGTGAAGCTGCTGGACGCCTTCTATTACGACAGCAAGCTATGG ATCCTGATAGAGTTCTGTGCAGGTGGAGCGGTGGATGCCATCATGCTGG AGCTAGAGAGGCCCCTGACGGAGCCCCAGATCCGGGTGGTGTGTAAGCAGACCCTCCAggccctcctctacctccacgaCAACAAGGTGATCCACAGAGACCTGAAGGCTGGGAATATCCTGCTATCCCTGAACGGAGACGTCAAACTGG CTGACTTTGGTGTGTCGGCCAAAAATACCAAAACACTACAGAGGAGAGACTCTTTCATCGGGACGCCATACTG GATGGCCCCGGAGGTGGTGATGTGTGAGACTTTTAAGGACCGCCCATACGACTACAAGGCTGACATCTGGTCCCTGGGGGTGACTCTGATCGAGATGGCCCAGATTGAGCCTCCCAACCACGAGATGAACCCTATGAGAGTCCTGCTGAAAATAGCCAAGGCCGATCCTCCTACCCTGATGCAGCCGTCGCGCTG GTCTCCAGAGTTCAGTGATTTCCTAAGAAAGTGTCTCGATAAGAATGTGGACAACAGATGGAATGTGGCACAACTTCTACAG CATCCATTTTTGAGTACTGTGACAGACAGCAGACCGCTGAGGGAGCTGATCGCTGAAGCAAAGGCTGAGGTTTACGAGGAGATTGAGGAAcacaaggaggaagaggaggaggaggatggagagacacAGCGG GGTCACAAACGTGCACCGTCCGATGCCAGTGTTGCCAGCTCGGAGGATGAGAAACTCCCTCAGTCTCCCTCAGCCTCCATCTTGGAGTCTTTACCGGAGAAGGCTGAACCGGTTATCCTAACACCACAGATTGTTGAAAAGGTTCCTGAACCAAGCGTCGTCAAACCAGAGGAGAACCTGGTTGTGGATGCTAGCTTCGTCGAGGAGCCTGCTGTCCCTGCAGAAGTGGAGAAAATGGATGAGACCCTTGGTGTTCCAATAAATGGAGAGACAACAGAAGCCAGTGAGAAACCAGTAGAGGTGAAGGAAGAGGATGAGAAGGTTCCAGAAATAACAGAGGTTTCCCCAACAGAACCCAGTGAGATAGCTTCTTCAGAACCAGCTGAGAAATCAGCAGAGCCCCAACCAGAAGAAACCGTTTCCAATGCTGAAGTCACCGTAGCCGACAAGGAGATGGAACAACTGGCCATATCCAATCAAGATGAAAAGGAAGTGGACACAGCTGAGGTCCAGACGAATGAGATCACCGCAGAAGGGTCagaggccaaggaagagccaacAGAAGACAAGATGGAAGTTGAGGAGGAACCAGCCAACGAGGAGCCTAGCAGGGAAGCAAAGGTTACCGTGACAAACCCAGAGGAGACTAAGGTGGAAGACAAACTCACACCTGCATCTCCAGCGGTCtggaaagaggaggaaggagagaaagagagagtggagtaTAAGCCAACTGCGGAGACAGGGACTCCAGTGAAGTCTAAggatgagaaggagagggatTCGGACTCTGGGAGTTGTTCTGCTGCAGATAACGGCAGCACAGACATGAACCTGTCCATCTCCAGCTTCCTGACCAAAACCAAGGAGCCAGGACCCCTCTCCATACAG GACACCAAGCGCCAGAAAAAGACACTGAAGAAAACCCGTAGGTTCGTGGTGGATGGAGTCGAGGTTAGCGTGACGACGTCGAAGATCGTCACCGACAATGACACCAAGAACGAGGAGATGAGGTTCCTCAG gcGTCAGGAGCTGAGGGAGCTGCGTCTCCTCCAAAAAGAGGAACAGAGGGCCCAGCAGCAGCTCAGCAATAAACTGCAGCAGCAGAAAGAACAGATATACCGCCGCTTCGAACAGGAGACGACC AGTAAGAAGCGCCATTACGACCAGGAAGTGGAGAACCTGGAGAGACAGCAGAAGCAGACCATCGAGAGGCTGGAGCAGGAGCACACCAACCGGCTGAGGGACGAGGCCAAGCGCATCAAGGCCGAGCAGGACAAGGAGCTGTCCAAGTTCCAGAACATGCTCAAGAACCGCAAGAAAGAG GAGCAGGAGTTCCTGCAGAAACAGCAGCAGGAGCTGGACTGTGCCCTGAAGAAGATCATCCAGCAACACAAACACGAGCTGGCCACCATCGAGAGAGACTGTCTCAACCACAAACAACAGCTCCTCAGAG CACGGGAAGCAGCAATGTGGGAGCTGGAAGAGCGTCACCTACAGGAGAAACACCAGTTGTTTAAACAACAGCTGAAAGACCAGTACTTCATGCAGAGACACCAGCTGCTTAAGAGACACGAGAAG gagatGGAGCAGATGCAGCGCTACAACCAGCGTCTGATTGAGGAGATGAAGAACAGGCAGACACAGGAGAGGGCCCGCTTACCCAAGATCCAGCGCAGCGAGGCCAAGACGCGCATGGCCATGTTCAAGAAGAGCCTCCGAATCACTGGGGGCCCCATCACACCTgagcaggagagggagaaggtCAAACAG TTTGCAGCCCAGGAGGAGAAGAGGCAGAAGAATGAGAGGCTCCACCAGCACCAGAAACATGAGAACCAGATGAGAGACCTGCAACTGCAGTGTGACGCTAACATCAGGGAGCTGCAGCAGTTACAG AACGAGAAGTGCCACATCCTGATAGAGCACGAGACCCAGAAGCTGAAGGAGCTGGATGAGGAGCACAGCCAGGAGCTGAAGGAGTGGAGGGAGAAACTACGGCCCAGGAAGAAG GCTCTGGAGGAAGAGTTTGCCAGGAAACTTCAGGAGCAGGAGGTCTTCTTTAAGATGAGTGGAGAGTCAGAGTGCCTTAACCCCTCAGCCCAGAGCCGCATCTCCAAGTTCTACCCCATCCCCAATGTCCACTCCACTGGCCTCTAG